The proteins below come from a single Streptomyces sp. SCSIO 75703 genomic window:
- a CDS encoding iron-siderophore ABC transporter substrate-binding protein, whose translation MRRLLLTAATVAAAALTLSACGTTEPAADARPKPSEGITLKDGTGKEVTLDKAATKVVATEWNVVESLVSLGVDPVGVADVKGYKTWDTSVPLRNEPKDIGTRGEPSMDTIASLSPDLIVATTDLPPAAVKQMREVAPVLEVTSAKGSDQIGQMLENIDLIARATGTTDRAKTLRSDFEAKLEEGRGALADAGLDGTRIAFADGYVTSNQVSLRPYTSTSLIGAVNERLGLKNAWKVEGDESYGLGSTDVEGLTALPADVRFAYIGSDGDKNSNPFAGALAENSVWTSLPFVKKGDVHRLPDGIWMFGGPGSMQAYVDAIVAALTK comes from the coding sequence ATGAGACGCCTCCTCCTCACCGCCGCGACCGTGGCGGCCGCCGCGCTCACCCTCTCCGCCTGCGGCACCACCGAACCCGCCGCCGACGCGCGCCCGAAGCCCTCCGAGGGCATCACGCTCAAGGACGGCACCGGCAAGGAGGTCACGCTCGACAAGGCGGCCACCAAGGTGGTCGCCACCGAGTGGAACGTCGTCGAGTCCCTCGTCTCCCTCGGCGTCGACCCCGTCGGCGTCGCCGACGTGAAGGGATACAAGACCTGGGACACCTCCGTCCCGCTGAGGAACGAGCCGAAGGACATCGGCACCCGCGGCGAGCCGAGCATGGACACCATCGCCTCGCTCTCCCCCGACCTCATCGTCGCCACCACCGACCTGCCGCCCGCCGCCGTCAAGCAGATGCGCGAGGTCGCCCCGGTGCTGGAGGTGACCTCCGCCAAGGGCTCCGACCAGATCGGGCAGATGCTGGAGAACATCGACCTGATCGCCCGGGCCACCGGCACCACGGACCGGGCGAAGACGCTCCGCTCCGACTTCGAGGCCAAGCTGGAGGAGGGGCGCGGCGCCCTGGCGGACGCCGGGCTGGACGGCACGCGGATCGCCTTCGCCGACGGCTACGTGACCTCCAACCAGGTCTCCCTGCGCCCGTACACCTCCACCTCGCTCATCGGCGCCGTCAACGAGAGGCTCGGCCTGAAGAACGCCTGGAAGGTCGAGGGCGACGAGAGCTACGGCCTCGGCTCCACCGACGTCGAGGGCCTCACCGCGCTCCCGGCCGACGTGCGGTTCGCGTACATCGGCAGCGACGGCGACAAGAACAGCAACCCGTTCGCCGGGGCGCTCGCCGAGAACTCGGTGTGGACGTCCCTGCCGTTCGTGAAGAAGGGCGACGTGCACCGGCTGCCCGACGGCATCTGGATGTTCGGCGGCCCCGGCTCGATGCAGGCGTACGTCGACGCTATCGTCGCCGCGCTGACGAAGTAG
- a CDS encoding iron-siderophore ABC transporter substrate-binding protein, whose amino-acid sequence MSPLPAARTGRLRRLWVTGLAVALFGALTACGSGSSDGSGSSDAPASSGAFPAKVDTKFGTVTVPSQPKRVVALGWGDAETALALGVQPVGQSDWLAFGGDGVGPWAKGLYTESPARIGTLEPEYEKIAGLRPDLILDVNSSGDRTRYDTLSKIAPTLGVPEGGDQYKISWQQQTTMISTALGRAGKGEQLIAETQRKFTAAAGEHPEFKDKTITVGSRTSAGWGAYVKGTDRVNFVQALGFRNNPKVDAEAGADFSLQVSRENLQMLDADLIVMSPIGIDAARISSDPLYASLPAVQKGHSVVFDDQDISQAFATNSVLSVGYALEKVVPLFADALK is encoded by the coding sequence ATGTCCCCGCTCCCCGCCGCACGAACCGGCCGCCTCCGGCGCCTGTGGGTGACCGGCCTGGCCGTCGCCCTGTTCGGTGCCCTCACCGCCTGCGGCTCCGGCTCCTCCGACGGCTCCGGCTCCTCCGACGCCCCGGCGTCCTCCGGTGCCTTCCCGGCCAAGGTGGACACCAAGTTCGGCACCGTCACGGTCCCGTCCCAGCCCAAGCGGGTCGTCGCCCTCGGCTGGGGCGACGCCGAGACCGCCCTCGCGCTCGGCGTGCAGCCGGTCGGCCAGAGCGACTGGCTGGCCTTCGGCGGCGACGGCGTCGGCCCCTGGGCCAAGGGCCTCTACACCGAGAGCCCGGCGAGGATCGGCACCCTGGAGCCCGAGTACGAGAAGATCGCCGGCCTCCGGCCCGACCTGATCCTCGACGTGAACTCCAGCGGCGACCGGACCCGCTACGACACCCTCAGCAAGATCGCGCCGACCCTCGGCGTGCCCGAGGGCGGGGACCAGTACAAGATCTCCTGGCAGCAGCAGACCACGATGATCTCGACCGCGCTCGGCCGCGCCGGCAAGGGCGAGCAGCTCATCGCGGAGACCCAGCGGAAGTTCACCGCCGCCGCCGGGGAGCACCCCGAGTTCAAGGACAAGACCATCACGGTCGGCTCCCGCACCTCCGCCGGGTGGGGCGCGTACGTCAAGGGCACGGACCGGGTCAACTTCGTCCAGGCGCTCGGCTTCCGCAACAACCCGAAGGTCGACGCCGAGGCCGGCGCGGACTTCTCCCTCCAGGTCTCGCGGGAGAACCTCCAGATGCTGGACGCCGACCTGATCGTCATGTCGCCCATCGGCATCGACGCGGCCAGGATCTCCTCGGACCCGCTCTACGCCTCGCTGCCCGCGGTGCAGAAGGGCCACTCGGTCGTCTTCGACGACCAGGACATCAGCCAGGCGTTCGCCACGAACTCCGTGCTGTCGGTCGGCTACGCCCTGGAGAAGGTGGTCCCGCTCTTCGCGGACGCCCTGAAGTGA
- a CDS encoding SAM-dependent methyltransferase, which translates to MTTDHSQPPHIDTSRAHPARVYDWLLGGKDNYPVDEAVGETLPPEARDAARQNRAFMNRAVAYLASQGIDQFLDIGTGIPTEPNLHQIVQRTVPAARVVYADNDPIVLRHAEALLVSRPEGATDYIQADVREPDAIVRHARQVLDFDRPIALSLIALMHFITDEQDAHGIVRGLVSALPRGSYLILSHASTDLFPELSDQVIAQYAKGGIRLGFRDRAEVTRFYDGLELVPPGLVTATEWHGEGQERPEPEDSGIYAGVARVP; encoded by the coding sequence ATGACGACGGACCATTCCCAGCCTCCTCACATCGACACCAGCCGGGCCCACCCCGCGCGCGTCTACGACTGGCTGCTGGGCGGCAAGGACAACTACCCCGTCGACGAGGCCGTCGGCGAGACCCTGCCGCCCGAGGCCCGGGACGCGGCACGGCAGAACCGCGCGTTCATGAACCGCGCGGTGGCCTACCTCGCCTCCCAGGGGATCGACCAGTTCCTGGACATCGGCACGGGCATCCCGACCGAGCCGAACCTCCACCAGATCGTGCAGCGCACCGTGCCGGCCGCACGGGTCGTCTACGCCGACAACGACCCCATCGTGCTGCGGCACGCCGAGGCCCTGCTGGTGAGCCGCCCCGAGGGCGCCACCGACTACATCCAGGCCGATGTGCGCGAGCCGGACGCGATAGTGCGGCACGCCCGGCAGGTGCTGGACTTCGACCGGCCGATCGCCCTGTCGCTGATCGCCCTGATGCACTTCATCACGGACGAGCAGGACGCCCACGGCATCGTCCGCGGTCTGGTCTCCGCCCTGCCCCGGGGCAGCTACCTGATCCTCTCGCACGCCTCGACCGACCTCTTCCCGGAGCTGTCCGACCAGGTCATCGCCCAGTACGCCAAGGGCGGCATCCGCCTCGGCTTCCGCGACCGCGCCGAGGTGACCCGCTTCTACGACGGTCTGGAACTGGTGCCGCCGGGCCTGGTCACGGCCACCGAGTGGCACGGCGAGGGACAGGAGCGGCCGGAGCCCGAGGACAGCGGGATCTACGCGGGCGTGGCCCGCGTCCCCTGA
- a CDS encoding iron ABC transporter permease, whose translation MAVTAPSPATRAPAAAPRSGAAAVTAGLVLLVLVLAVADITQGTAAVGPAEVAKALTGRSDPADASVVIASRLPRMTAGLLIGAVLGAAGSVLQAVSRNVLASPDTLAVNAGSYLALGLVATTGVSLPLLASSGVAFAGGLAAAAVVLGLSGLGTGTVRLVLAGTALALGLRSTTEALILLFPEQTDGLYAWNQGSIAQNGFDGVLRMLPVALAGLAGLLLAARRVDALALGDDAARGLGVPVRATRVTVVVLAALLSAAAVTLAGPIGFVGLCAPALVRPLGRRFRGFARSRTAMPAAALTGAALVLGSDVLLRALVTGDRAVAVPTGVVTSLAGAVFLVVMALRLRETGSSGAPERLRVPSRTAFVVTVAALAAVLAGLVVAAVLVGDSKLLLGDVVNWAQGRAGRTVSFVLDTRVPRVLAALCAGAALALAGTLVQAVTRNPLAEPGVLGVSGGAALGAVVLVTSVPSAGSWGVAGAAFAGAAVTAVVVFGLSARGGFRQNRLVLVGVGVAAATTSLISLLIVLTDPFNAVKALTWLSGSTYGRTLPDVVPLALALALGAGVAFARRTELDLVSLDEDTPRLLGLDLGPGRLGFLVLSVVLSATAVACAGAIGFVGLVAPHAARALVGRRHVRVVPVALLLGAALVCTADLLGRTVIAPAQLGAGLMTAVIGTPYFLCLLVRARR comes from the coding sequence ATGGCCGTCACCGCACCGTCCCCCGCCACCCGTGCCCCGGCGGCCGCACCCCGGTCGGGCGCGGCCGCGGTGACGGCCGGGCTCGTCCTCCTCGTCCTCGTCCTCGCGGTCGCCGACATCACCCAGGGCACCGCCGCCGTCGGCCCCGCCGAGGTCGCCAAGGCCCTCACCGGCCGGTCCGACCCGGCCGACGCCTCGGTCGTGATCGCCTCCCGGCTGCCCCGGATGACCGCCGGACTGCTGATCGGCGCCGTGCTCGGCGCGGCCGGCTCGGTCCTCCAGGCCGTCAGCCGCAACGTGCTGGCCTCCCCCGACACCCTCGCCGTCAACGCCGGCTCCTACCTGGCGCTCGGTCTGGTCGCCACCACCGGTGTCTCGCTGCCGCTGCTCGCCTCCTCCGGTGTCGCCTTCGCCGGCGGGCTGGCCGCGGCGGCCGTCGTGCTCGGCCTCTCCGGCCTCGGCACCGGCACCGTCCGCCTGGTCCTCGCCGGCACCGCGCTCGCCCTCGGCCTGCGTTCGACGACCGAGGCGTTGATCCTGCTCTTCCCCGAGCAGACCGACGGGCTCTACGCCTGGAACCAGGGCAGCATCGCCCAGAACGGCTTCGACGGCGTCCTGCGGATGCTGCCCGTCGCCCTGGCCGGCCTCGCCGGACTGCTGCTCGCCGCCCGCCGGGTGGACGCGCTCGCCCTCGGCGACGACGCCGCCCGCGGCCTGGGCGTGCCGGTGCGCGCCACCCGCGTCACGGTGGTCGTGCTGGCCGCGCTGCTCTCGGCCGCGGCGGTCACGCTGGCCGGTCCGATCGGCTTCGTGGGCCTGTGCGCCCCGGCCCTGGTGCGCCCCCTCGGCCGCCGCTTCCGCGGCTTCGCCCGCTCCCGTACGGCCATGCCGGCCGCCGCCCTGACGGGTGCGGCGCTGGTGCTCGGCTCGGACGTGCTGCTGCGGGCGCTGGTTACCGGCGACCGGGCCGTGGCGGTGCCCACGGGCGTCGTCACCAGTCTGGCCGGCGCGGTGTTCCTGGTCGTGATGGCGCTGCGGCTGCGGGAGACCGGGTCCTCCGGCGCCCCGGAGCGGCTGCGCGTCCCGAGCCGGACGGCGTTCGTCGTCACGGTGGCCGCGCTGGCCGCCGTGCTGGCCGGCCTCGTCGTCGCCGCCGTGCTGGTGGGCGACAGCAAACTTCTCCTCGGGGACGTGGTCAACTGGGCCCAGGGCCGGGCCGGGCGGACCGTGTCCTTCGTCCTGGACACCCGGGTGCCGCGGGTGCTCGCCGCCCTGTGCGCGGGCGCGGCCCTCGCGCTGGCCGGCACCCTCGTGCAGGCGGTCACCCGCAACCCCCTCGCCGAGCCGGGCGTGCTCGGCGTCTCGGGCGGGGCGGCGCTGGGCGCCGTGGTCCTCGTGACGAGCGTGCCGTCCGCCGGTTCGTGGGGGGTGGCCGGCGCGGCGTTCGCGGGGGCGGCGGTCACGGCGGTCGTGGTCTTCGGGCTCTCCGCGCGCGGCGGCTTCCGGCAGAACCGGCTGGTCCTGGTCGGCGTGGGCGTGGCCGCCGCGACCACGTCGCTGATCAGCCTGCTGATCGTGCTCACCGACCCGTTCAACGCCGTCAAGGCGCTGACCTGGCTCTCCGGCTCCACGTACGGGCGGACCCTGCCCGACGTGGTGCCGCTCGCGCTGGCCCTGGCGCTGGGCGCCGGTGTGGCGTTCGCCCGCCGCACCGAACTGGACCTGGTCTCGCTGGACGAGGACACGCCCCGGCTGCTGGGGCTCGACCTGGGGCCGGGCCGGCTCGGCTTCCTGGTGCTGAGTGTCGTGCTCAGCGCGACCGCGGTGGCGTGCGCGGGCGCGATCGGCTTCGTCGGCCTGGTGGCGCCGCACGCGGCCCGCGCCCTGGTGGGGCGGCGGCACGTGCGCGTCGTGCCGGTCGCGCTGCTGCTCGGCGCGGCGCTGGTCTGCACGGCCGATCTGCTCGGGCGCACGGTGATCGCCCCGGCCCAGCTCGGCGCGGGGCTGATGACGGCCGTCATCGGGACGCCGTACTTCCTCTGCCTCCTGGTGCGCGCCCGCCGCTGA
- a CDS encoding ABC transporter ATP-binding protein yields the protein MTSPHTLSARGLGLGYGDRQIVSELDVDLPPGRFTVVVGPNACGKSTLLRAMARLLTPSAGTVLLDGRDIHATPTRQVAECLGMLPQTPLAPDAITVADLVGRGRYPHQGWFRRWTAADSEGVAAAMRATDVLDLADRSVDELSGGQRQRVWIAMALAQETDILLLDEPTTYLDISHQLDVLDLLTDLNRDRGVTLAVVLHDLNLACRYADHLIAMKDGRVVAEGAPREVVTESLVGEVFGLRSTVIPDPASGTPMIVPLGRHHVPTVTP from the coding sequence GTGACCTCCCCGCACACCCTGAGCGCCCGCGGCCTGGGGCTCGGCTACGGAGACCGGCAGATCGTCTCGGAACTGGACGTCGACCTGCCGCCGGGCCGCTTCACCGTGGTCGTCGGACCCAATGCCTGCGGCAAGTCGACGCTGCTGCGCGCCATGGCGCGGCTGCTGACCCCGAGCGCCGGCACCGTGCTCCTGGACGGCCGGGACATCCACGCCACCCCGACCCGGCAGGTCGCCGAATGCCTCGGCATGCTGCCGCAGACGCCCCTCGCGCCGGACGCCATCACCGTGGCGGACCTGGTCGGCCGGGGTCGCTACCCGCACCAGGGCTGGTTCCGCCGCTGGACCGCCGCCGACAGCGAGGGCGTCGCCGCGGCGATGCGCGCCACCGACGTCCTCGACCTCGCCGACCGGTCCGTCGACGAACTCTCCGGCGGCCAGCGCCAGCGCGTGTGGATCGCCATGGCCCTCGCCCAGGAGACCGACATCCTCCTGCTCGACGAGCCCACCACCTACCTCGACATCAGCCACCAGCTCGACGTGCTGGACCTGCTGACCGACCTCAACCGGGACCGCGGCGTCACCCTCGCCGTCGTCCTGCACGACCTCAACCTGGCCTGCCGCTACGCCGACCACCTCATCGCAATGAAGGACGGCCGGGTGGTCGCCGAGGGCGCCCCCCGCGAGGTGGTGACCGAGTCCCTGGTGGGCGAGGTGTTCGGGCTGCGCTCCACGGTGATCCCGGACCCGGCCTCCGGTACGCCGATGATCGTCCCCCTCGGCCGCCACCACGTCCCCACCGTCACCCCCTGA
- a CDS encoding ABC transporter ATP-binding protein → MNSGEKAAAAPRLRGHDLSATGVTVAYDGTDVVHEAAVRLRPGEVTALVGPNGSGKSTLLRTVARLQRPRAATVTLDEDTDALALTAREFSRHVALLTQSRPTPGGLTVRDIVEFGRYPYRGRWGRPDPDGPAAVDRALALTGVEALADRGADHLSGGQLQRVWLAGCLAQETGVLLLDEPTTYLDLRYQIELLDLIRDLADDHRIAVGVVLHDLDQAAAVADRITLLEAGRVVADGRPEDVLTPERLTAVYGIRIDVDTDPLTGRLRTRPIGRHHIRTERLGTPS, encoded by the coding sequence GTGAATTCTGGTGAGAAGGCCGCAGCCGCCCCCCGTCTGCGGGGCCACGACTTGTCGGCCACGGGTGTGACCGTCGCCTACGACGGCACCGACGTGGTGCACGAGGCCGCGGTCAGGCTCCGCCCCGGCGAAGTGACCGCCCTCGTCGGCCCGAACGGCAGCGGGAAATCGACGCTGCTGCGGACCGTCGCCCGGCTCCAGCGGCCCCGCGCCGCCACGGTCACCCTCGACGAGGACACCGACGCGCTGGCCCTGACAGCCCGTGAGTTCTCGCGGCACGTGGCGCTGCTGACGCAGAGCCGCCCGACACCGGGCGGGCTGACGGTCCGCGACATCGTCGAGTTCGGCCGCTACCCCTACCGCGGACGGTGGGGCCGGCCCGATCCCGACGGTCCCGCGGCGGTCGACCGCGCCCTCGCCCTCACCGGGGTCGAGGCCCTCGCCGACCGCGGCGCCGACCACCTCTCCGGCGGTCAGCTCCAGCGGGTGTGGCTCGCGGGCTGCCTGGCGCAGGAGACCGGCGTCCTGCTCCTGGACGAGCCGACGACCTACCTCGACCTGCGGTACCAGATCGAACTCCTCGACCTCATCCGCGATCTGGCGGACGACCACCGGATCGCCGTCGGCGTGGTCCTGCACGACCTCGACCAGGCGGCGGCCGTGGCCGACCGGATCACGCTCCTGGAGGCGGGCCGCGTCGTCGCCGACGGCCGCCCCGAGGACGTCCTCACCCCCGAACGCCTCACCGCGGTCTACGGCATCCGGATCGACGTCGACACCGACCCCCTCACCGGCCGGCTGCGCACCCGCCCGATCGGCCGACACCACATACGCACCGAAAGGCTCGGCACCCCCTCATGA
- a CDS encoding MSMEG_1061 family FMN-dependent PPOX-type flavoprotein yields MPHTIETTDPPDAADRAGWVELGSREELRELLGEPWPLVIEKVHDRLTGQDRDILARSPFCLLATSDAGGNCDVSPRGDGPGFTHVLDAGTVALPDRPGNRRGDSFHNILANPRAGLLYLIPGSKEVLRVNGRARVLTNAPFFDAMAREGRRPDLALLLEIDEIYLHCPASLNRAGLWKPESWQAS; encoded by the coding sequence TTGCCGCACACGATCGAGACGACCGACCCGCCGGACGCCGCCGACCGGGCGGGATGGGTGGAACTGGGCTCGCGCGAGGAGCTGCGCGAACTGCTGGGCGAACCGTGGCCGTTGGTGATCGAGAAGGTGCACGACCGGCTGACCGGGCAGGATCGGGACATCCTGGCGCGCTCGCCCTTCTGCCTGCTGGCCACGTCGGACGCGGGCGGCAACTGCGACGTCTCCCCGCGCGGGGACGGGCCGGGCTTCACCCACGTCCTCGACGCGGGCACCGTCGCGCTGCCGGACCGGCCGGGCAACCGGCGCGGCGACAGCTTCCACAACATCCTGGCCAATCCGCGCGCCGGCCTGCTCTACCTGATCCCGGGGAGCAAGGAGGTGCTGCGGGTCAACGGACGGGCCCGCGTCCTGACGAACGCGCCCTTCTTCGACGCGATGGCACGCGAGGGGCGGCGTCCTGACCTGGCACTGCTGCTGGAGATCGACGAGATCTATCTGCACTGCCCGGCATCGCTGAACCGCGCGGGCCTGTGGAAGCCCGAGTCCTGGCAGGCGAGTTGA
- a CDS encoding iron chelate uptake ABC transporter family permease subunit: MALVALGALLLSLAVGDIDVPLADVWAVLTGGGDPASRFVVHELRLPRALLALVVGACFGMSGAVFQSLLRNPLASPDVIGVSAGASAAAVLSSMAFGLSGLALSGGALAGALLAGTLIYLLAWRGGVSGGRFVLIGIGVGAGLVSLRSYLMTRAEVTEAHNAFLWLTGSLNGRSWPQLWPLLGCAAVLVPLTLAASRCLAPLQLGDEAAGGLGVRVERGRLALLACATALVGVATAAAGPVGFVALVSAPIARRLLPGQGAALLPAALTGAALVGAADFAAQHALPATQLPVGVVTSLVGAPYLLWLLARANRVGRGG, translated from the coding sequence CTGGCCCTGGTCGCGCTCGGCGCGCTGCTCCTCTCCCTCGCCGTCGGCGACATCGACGTACCGCTCGCCGACGTGTGGGCCGTGCTCACCGGCGGCGGCGACCCGGCGAGCCGCTTCGTCGTCCACGAACTGCGGCTGCCCCGCGCCCTGCTCGCCCTCGTCGTCGGCGCCTGCTTCGGGATGTCCGGGGCCGTGTTCCAGTCGCTGCTGCGCAACCCCCTCGCCAGCCCCGACGTGATCGGCGTCAGCGCGGGTGCCAGCGCCGCCGCCGTCCTGTCCTCCATGGCCTTCGGACTGAGCGGCCTCGCCCTGTCCGGCGGGGCCCTGGCCGGCGCCCTCCTCGCGGGCACCCTCATCTACCTGCTGGCCTGGCGCGGCGGCGTCAGCGGCGGCCGGTTCGTGCTCATCGGCATCGGCGTCGGCGCCGGACTCGTCAGCCTGCGCTCCTACCTGATGACCCGCGCCGAGGTCACCGAGGCCCACAACGCCTTCCTCTGGCTGACCGGCAGCCTCAACGGCCGCTCCTGGCCCCAGCTCTGGCCGCTGCTCGGCTGCGCCGCCGTCCTCGTGCCGCTGACCCTGGCCGCCTCCCGCTGCCTCGCCCCGCTCCAGCTCGGCGACGAGGCGGCCGGCGGACTCGGGGTCCGCGTCGAACGGGGCCGCCTCGCCCTGCTGGCCTGTGCCACCGCCCTGGTCGGCGTGGCCACGGCCGCCGCGGGCCCCGTCGGCTTCGTCGCCCTGGTCAGCGCGCCGATCGCCCGCCGCCTGCTGCCCGGCCAGGGCGCCGCCCTGCTGCCCGCCGCGCTGACGGGTGCCGCGCTCGTCGGCGCCGCCGACTTCGCCGCCCAGCACGCGCTGCCCGCCACCCAGCTCCCGGTGGGCGTGGTGACCAGCCTGGTCGGGGCGCCGTACCTGCTGTGGCTGCTCGCGCGCGCCAACCGCGTGGGCCGGGGCGGCTGA
- a CDS encoding iron ABC transporter permease translates to MAAGLLGLGVLLLAATALSLAVGSGDVPLRDVVQGVVDPDRSVRAHLVVQEVRVPRTLAGLLAGAALGLAGTVMQGVTRNPLADPGLLGINAGAAVSVVFAMSVLSLTEPGQYIWFGFLGACLAAVLVYGVAGLGREGATPVKLALAGAAVSALLLSVCDAMLLTDSHTYDQFRFWQVGALDGRDLGILLQALPFVVVGSLLALGLGPRLNGLALGDDVARALGQRVGVARATGGVSVVLLCGAATAVAGPIGFVGLAVPHAVRMITGPDHRWVLPYSALAAPALLLLADVLGRVVARPGEVQVGVVTAAVGCVPFILLVRRRGKAAL, encoded by the coding sequence CTGGCCGCGGGGCTCCTCGGGCTCGGCGTGCTGCTGCTCGCGGCCACCGCCCTGAGCCTCGCCGTCGGCTCCGGGGACGTCCCGCTGCGCGACGTCGTCCAGGGCGTCGTCGACCCGGACCGCTCCGTGCGCGCCCACCTCGTCGTCCAGGAGGTACGGGTCCCGCGCACCCTCGCCGGACTCCTCGCCGGGGCCGCCCTCGGCCTGGCCGGCACCGTCATGCAGGGCGTCACCCGCAACCCGCTCGCCGACCCCGGCCTGCTCGGCATCAACGCCGGCGCCGCCGTGAGCGTCGTCTTCGCCATGAGCGTGCTCTCCCTGACCGAGCCCGGACAGTACATCTGGTTCGGCTTCCTCGGCGCCTGCCTCGCCGCCGTCCTGGTCTACGGTGTCGCCGGCCTCGGCCGCGAGGGGGCCACCCCGGTCAAGCTGGCCCTCGCCGGAGCAGCCGTCAGCGCCCTGCTCCTGTCCGTCTGCGACGCCATGCTGCTGACCGACAGCCACACCTACGACCAGTTCCGCTTCTGGCAGGTCGGCGCCCTGGACGGCCGCGACCTCGGCATCCTCCTCCAGGCCCTGCCCTTCGTCGTCGTCGGCTCGCTCCTCGCCCTCGGCCTCGGCCCCCGCCTCAACGGCCTCGCCCTCGGCGACGACGTCGCCCGCGCCCTCGGCCAGCGGGTCGGCGTCGCCCGCGCCACCGGCGGCGTGAGCGTCGTCCTGCTCTGCGGCGCGGCCACCGCCGTCGCCGGGCCCATCGGCTTCGTCGGCCTCGCCGTCCCGCACGCCGTCCGCATGATCACCGGCCCCGACCACCGCTGGGTGCTGCCCTACAGCGCCCTCGCCGCCCCCGCCCTGCTGCTCCTCGCCGACGTCCTCGGCCGCGTGGTGGCCCGGCCCGGCGAGGTCCAGGTCGGCGTCGTCACCGCCGCCGTGGGCTGCGTGCCCTTCATCCTCCTGGTCCGCCGCCGGGGAAAGGCGGCGCTGTGA
- a CDS encoding cytochrome P450 — protein MTTGTEEARIALDPFVTDLDGESARLRAAGPLAAVELPGGVPVWAVTHHAEAKALLTDPRLVKDISVWGAWQRGEIAPDWPLIGLANPGRSMLTVDGAEHRRLRTLVAQALTARRVEHLRGRITELTGRLLDDLPAEGVVDLKAAFAYPLPMYVVADLMGIEEERLPRLKVLFEKFFSTQTPPGEVVATLTELAGIMRETVAARREAPGDDLTSALVLASEDGDHLTDEEIVSTLQLMVAAGHETTISLIVNAVVNLSAHPEQRELVLAGKVEWSAVVEETLRYSTPTSHVLIRFATEDVPVGDKVIPAGDALIVSYGALGRDERAHGPTAGVFDVTRASENRHISFGHGPHVCPGAALSRLEAGVALPALYARHPRLDLAVPLSELRNKPVVTQNDLFALPVTLG, from the coding sequence ATGACCACCGGCACCGAAGAGGCCAGGATCGCGCTGGACCCGTTCGTCACCGACCTGGACGGCGAGAGCGCCCGGCTCCGCGCGGCGGGGCCCCTCGCCGCCGTGGAGCTGCCGGGCGGCGTGCCCGTCTGGGCCGTCACCCACCACGCGGAGGCCAAGGCGCTGCTGACCGATCCGCGTCTGGTGAAGGACATCTCCGTGTGGGGCGCCTGGCAGCGCGGTGAGATCGCCCCCGACTGGCCGCTGATCGGGCTGGCCAACCCCGGCCGGTCGATGCTCACCGTGGACGGCGCCGAGCACCGGCGGCTGCGCACCCTGGTCGCGCAGGCGCTGACCGCGCGGCGGGTGGAGCACCTGCGCGGGCGGATCACCGAGCTGACCGGCCGGCTCCTGGACGATCTGCCCGCGGAGGGCGTCGTCGACCTGAAGGCGGCCTTCGCCTACCCGCTGCCGATGTACGTCGTCGCCGACCTGATGGGCATCGAGGAGGAGCGGCTGCCCCGGCTGAAGGTGCTGTTCGAGAAGTTCTTCTCGACGCAGACGCCGCCCGGGGAGGTCGTCGCCACCCTGACCGAGCTGGCCGGGATCATGCGGGAGACGGTCGCGGCCAGACGGGAGGCGCCCGGCGACGATCTGACCAGCGCGCTCGTCCTGGCCTCGGAGGACGGCGACCACCTCACCGACGAGGAGATCGTCTCCACGCTCCAGCTCATGGTGGCGGCGGGCCACGAGACGACGATCTCGCTGATCGTCAACGCGGTCGTCAACCTCTCCGCCCACCCCGAGCAGCGGGAGCTGGTGCTCGCCGGGAAGGTCGAGTGGTCGGCGGTGGTCGAGGAGACGCTGCGGTACTCGACGCCCACCTCCCACGTGCTGATCCGGTTCGCGACCGAGGACGTCCCGGTCGGCGACAAGGTGATCCCGGCCGGGGACGCGCTGATCGTGTCCTACGGGGCGCTGGGCCGGGACGAGCGGGCGCACGGGCCGACTGCGGGCGTCTTCGACGTGACCCGCGCCTCGGAGAACCGGCACATCTCCTTCGGCCACGGTCCGCACGTGTGCCCCGGGGCGGCCCTGTCGCGCCTGGAGGCGGGGGTGGCGCTGCCCGCGCTCTACGCCCGTCATCCGCGGCTCGACCTGGCGGTGCCGCTGTCGGAGCTGCGCAACAAGCCGGTGGTCACCCAGAACGACCTCTTCGCGCTGCCGGTCACCCTCGGCTGA